One Phycisphaerae bacterium RAS2 DNA window includes the following coding sequences:
- the rluA gene encoding Ribosomal large subunit pseudouridine synthase A, which yields MSYSVYANHRVPFDVLHEDAALLAVNKPAGVVTQPGKGHERDSLLNGLFTRYGNALQNLGEDRGWGLLHRLDRDTSGLVLVALRIRSYEHLLDQFKRRLVKKTYYAIVSGVPRTRQGVVQLPIAEVVGTRKRAVARRDGKQAITAYRVLDSQPQASLIEAMPKTGRLHQIRLHMAELGHPVLGDEMYGLSRSKASAAPQMRLCLHAAGLSFIHPEEGRRMNVACAVPGDFLAQCKRLGLTFPQT from the coding sequence ATGTCCTACTCGGTCTATGCCAACCACCGCGTGCCGTTTGACGTGCTGCACGAGGATGCCGCGCTGTTAGCGGTTAATAAGCCCGCCGGCGTCGTCACGCAGCCCGGCAAGGGGCACGAGCGAGACAGTCTTCTGAACGGACTTTTTACGCGATATGGCAATGCACTTCAGAACCTCGGTGAAGACCGCGGCTGGGGATTGCTGCATCGGCTGGACCGCGATACGTCGGGGCTAGTTCTCGTGGCGCTGCGCATTCGATCGTACGAACATCTGCTGGATCAATTCAAGCGGCGATTGGTGAAAAAAACCTATTACGCGATCGTGAGCGGGGTGCCGCGAACCCGGCAGGGCGTCGTCCAGTTGCCCATCGCGGAGGTCGTCGGCACGCGCAAGCGCGCGGTCGCCCGGCGCGACGGCAAGCAGGCGATCACAGCTTACCGCGTGCTCGATTCGCAGCCGCAGGCGTCGCTGATCGAGGCCATGCCCAAGACCGGCCGCCTGCACCAGATTCGATTGCACATGGCGGAGCTGGGCCATCCGGTGCTGGGCGATGAGATGTATGGGTTGTCGCGCAGCAAGGCATCGGCGGCCCCGCAGATGCGGTTGTGTCTTCACGCCGCCGGACTGTCATTCATTCACCCCGAAGAGGGCCGGCGCATGAATGTGGCGTGCGCGGTTCCGGGAGATTTTCTTGCGCAATGCAAGCGGCTGGGACTGACTTTTCCACAAACGTAA
- the rpsA_2 gene encoding 30S ribosomal protein S1 — translation MTHIIDNDMLARIDVSDDEINQQLKAAFGADASTGAIDAALGTVISECKAESILKGKIVGISGNEVVVDVGLKSEGYVPLNEWEDPSEFDVGDEIEVLLEQMEGDTGVVLLSKRKADRIRGWERILQNCKEGDRVSGKCVRKIKGGLLVDIGVPVFLPASQIDTRRPGDVGDFLGKTIEAVVLKIDTDRRNIVVSRRKLIEAERAESKSKLMGDIEVGQIREGTVKNIAEFGAFIDLGGIDGLLHITDMSWDRVGHPSELLKIDEKVKVKVLSIDREKEKIALGLKQTQVNPWDEVEAKYPVGSRVKGAVVNITNYGAFIKLEGGIEGLVHISEMSWTRRISHPSEMLTVGQEIEVVVLDINKNKQEISLGVKQTETNPWTRVAEKYPPNTVVTGKVRNLTNYGAFIEIEEGIDGLLHVSDMSWTKKVSHPSEMLKKGDDIKCVVISVDQEKQRIALGLKQLTEDPWLHAVPDRYVPGMIVKGKVTKITNFGVFVELEQDLEGLLHVSELTDHRIDDPHQEVEIGQEIEVKILRVDTQDRKIGLSKKRADWASDGGTEEGKPGGAPKQRRGGLHGSTGEETTGIIDGTAFLSDAQKSGDSSDEKAE, via the coding sequence ATGACGCACATCATCGACAACGACATGCTCGCCCGGATCGACGTTTCGGACGACGAGATCAACCAGCAACTCAAGGCGGCCTTCGGCGCCGACGCCAGCACGGGCGCGATCGACGCGGCCCTGGGCACGGTCATTTCCGAATGCAAAGCCGAATCGATCCTCAAAGGGAAGATCGTCGGCATCAGCGGCAACGAGGTCGTGGTCGATGTGGGCCTCAAGAGTGAAGGCTACGTTCCACTCAACGAATGGGAAGACCCATCCGAGTTCGACGTGGGCGACGAGATCGAGGTGCTGCTCGAGCAGATGGAAGGCGACACCGGCGTCGTGCTGCTCTCCAAGCGCAAGGCCGATCGCATCCGCGGCTGGGAGCGAATCCTTCAGAATTGCAAGGAAGGCGACAGGGTCAGCGGCAAGTGCGTCCGCAAGATCAAGGGCGGCCTGCTGGTGGACATCGGCGTGCCGGTGTTCCTGCCGGCGAGTCAGATCGACACGCGCCGACCGGGGGATGTCGGCGATTTCCTCGGCAAGACGATCGAAGCCGTCGTGCTCAAGATCGACACCGACCGGCGGAACATCGTCGTGTCGCGGCGCAAGCTGATCGAAGCAGAGCGCGCCGAGTCGAAGAGCAAGTTGATGGGCGACATCGAAGTGGGCCAGATCCGCGAGGGCACGGTCAAGAACATCGCCGAGTTCGGCGCCTTCATCGACCTTGGCGGCATCGACGGCCTGTTGCACATCACCGACATGAGCTGGGATCGCGTCGGCCATCCGAGCGAATTGCTCAAGATCGACGAGAAGGTGAAGGTGAAGGTCCTCTCGATCGACCGAGAGAAGGAGAAAATCGCCCTCGGCCTCAAACAGACGCAGGTCAATCCCTGGGACGAGGTCGAAGCGAAGTACCCGGTCGGAAGCCGCGTGAAGGGCGCGGTGGTGAACATCACCAACTACGGCGCGTTCATCAAGCTCGAAGGCGGCATCGAAGGCCTTGTCCACATCTCCGAGATGTCCTGGACACGTCGCATCAGCCACCCGAGCGAGATGCTCACGGTCGGCCAGGAGATCGAGGTCGTCGTCCTCGATATCAACAAGAACAAGCAGGAAATCAGCCTCGGCGTGAAGCAGACCGAGACCAATCCGTGGACGCGCGTGGCCGAGAAGTATCCGCCGAACACCGTCGTCACCGGCAAGGTGCGCAACCTGACCAACTACGGCGCCTTCATCGAGATTGAGGAAGGCATCGACGGCCTGCTGCACGTCTCCGACATGAGCTGGACCAAGAAGGTCAGCCATCCGAGCGAGATGCTCAAGAAAGGCGACGACATCAAGTGCGTCGTCATCAGCGTCGATCAGGAGAAACAGCGTATCGCCCTGGGCCTCAAGCAGCTCACCGAGGACCCGTGGCTGCATGCCGTCCCCGATCGGTACGTTCCGGGCATGATCGTCAAGGGCAAGGTGACCAAGATCACCAACTTCGGCGTGTTCGTCGAGCTGGAACAGGACCTCGAAGGTCTGCTCCACGTGTCGGAACTGACCGATCACCGCATCGACGACCCGCATCAGGAAGTCGAGATCGGCCAGGAGATCGAGGTCAAAATCCTCCGCGTCGATACACAAGACCGCAAGATCGGCCTCTCCAAGAAGCGTGCCGATTGGGCCTCCGACGGCGGCACCGAAGAGGGCAAACCGGGCGGCGCGCCCAAGCAGCGCCGCGGCGGTCTGCATGGAAGCACCGGCGAGGAAACCACCGGCATCATCGACGGCACGGCCTTCCTCTCCGATGCACAGAAGTCCGGCGATTCATCCGACGAAAAGGCCGAGTAA
- the rpoS gene encoding RNA polymerase sigma factor RpoS, whose protein sequence is MSGPRTGSIWEAAVIPIEPGLHQYLKQINDSPLLTADEEKQFARAIARGMAASAKFARGELALTEKDKLEAEGNAARERMIRSNLRLVVNIAKGYSNRGMPLADLIEEGNLGLMRAVEGFDPDMGSRFSTYASWWIKQAIKRALINAVQPVHIPAYMVELIARWKQAHTELNESLGRTPTMQEIAERLELPERKVKIIKRALKAYAAPTQSASSDGGLLLSEMLPDEKTAEPGEELFDESEIQKLQDLVASLDNDREATILKLRYGLDDTEPMTLKDIGAKIGLTRERVRQIEAEALKKLHKILSESR, encoded by the coding sequence TTGTCCGGTCCGAGGACCGGAAGCATCTGGGAGGCCGCCGTCATTCCAATCGAACCGGGACTGCACCAGTACCTCAAGCAGATTAACGACTCGCCGTTGCTCACGGCCGACGAGGAGAAGCAGTTCGCGCGTGCCATCGCCCGCGGCATGGCGGCCTCGGCCAAGTTCGCGCGGGGTGAACTGGCGCTGACGGAAAAAGACAAGCTCGAAGCCGAGGGGAATGCGGCGCGCGAGCGCATGATTCGCTCGAATCTGCGCCTCGTCGTGAACATCGCCAAGGGTTATTCCAATCGCGGCATGCCGCTGGCAGACCTGATCGAGGAAGGCAACCTGGGCCTGATGCGCGCCGTCGAGGGATTCGACCCCGACATGGGCTCGCGCTTCAGCACCTACGCAAGCTGGTGGATCAAGCAGGCGATCAAACGCGCGCTGATCAACGCCGTTCAGCCGGTTCACATTCCGGCGTACATGGTGGAACTGATCGCCCGCTGGAAACAGGCGCACACCGAATTAAACGAATCATTGGGCCGCACGCCGACCATGCAGGAAATCGCCGAACGGCTTGAACTGCCGGAACGCAAGGTGAAAATCATCAAGCGCGCGCTCAAGGCCTACGCCGCGCCGACGCAATCCGCCTCCTCCGACGGCGGCTTGCTGCTCTCCGAAATGCTCCCCGACGAGAAAACCGCCGAACCGGGCGAGGAACTGTTCGACGAATCGGAAATTCAGAAACTCCAGGACCTCGTCGCCAGTCTCGACAACGACCGCGAGGCGACCATTCTCAAGCTGCGCTACGGCCTGGACGACACCGAGCCGATGACCCTCAAGGACATCGGCGCGAAGATCGGCCTGACGCGCGAGCGCGTGCGGCAGATCGAGGCCGAAGCCCTCAAGAAGCTGCACAAGATCCTGTCCGAAAGTCGCTGA